A single genomic interval of Numenius arquata chromosome 14, bNumArq3.hap1.1, whole genome shotgun sequence harbors:
- the LOC141471988 gene encoding LOW QUALITY PROTEIN: mesothelin-like (The sequence of the model RefSeq protein was modified relative to this genomic sequence to represent the inferred CDS: substituted 1 base at 1 genomic stop codon): MIFINGLWEKMLQVPDIGSPPVLSQWVHEGLQPFLVEPEVFACLHAKNVFCEAFQKILPDRFVCYLSPSAVSNLSRDDALSLAQRISKNCPLNLTHGGVRRERSPSCMTTEELQVASSLVRKFEHFNPAVLRSLGQAAVGLSVSDIENSISDKDLEASIPALGDVCGWNAEQSSAIINKLLSSGYQISNGQSLAKLGSLVAGLNSSTLRSLSPEVILEAIKSPEFVQHMVTLPSSLKRIFVEKIYSSVGHPVDLVKYVPDALASYIPKSLLVFGGEKPNIQDLNSKMWTREQAAMFFSDAIKTEPDFSRLSQSVLQGFTCAAANEMEAERFQELAKVMKKKNVKLGGGRLSCLVKVVTLHGIPKDLDSYPKDLLLFLSPSDYAATGSCRQYFANIGKANLDVLQRESSQRKQLLVEALACLKISSTQVNEEHAEILGRLVCDLGGEYIRSSGGNLLKRLSQCDSFLPDQEEAIRSVISSGNTTFGPPVAWSAFTLNELSGLIPVFDHSILQKIPKHTLTLWMKNFARDSPLSREELATIVEELLPTRHKRADGCPPDKQITEMVLNSDLMPIDYTAEQLHTCLRNVSLDNHLPQILTYAFSIQQLAVLKRHLDETYPDGYPESLLPKLGPLISFITPEDVSKWQITSADTLADLLKYQPADAQASAIIRRYVGLGNALNTTALNAIGTRYTCLLNVTELNMIDSSSLKLASLNLSACSQTTKDILYAKAKRAFSDQHYLPAYYELIEPYLGGAPGVDLKALSKDGVNMEVSTLAQLRRDSLLSLTIPEVQNLLGINIRDLYKWQNQSPIKEWVHRQQQSELDKLNVSLTGGTQEGYINIIMPKFXLPSSASLGTVAMTLHLLPALLTSSLMTSVLS; encoded by the exons TCTCCCAGACAGATTTGTTTGCTACCTGAGCCCCTCAGCAGTGAGCAACCTGAGCAGAGATGACGCTTTGAGCTTGGCCCAGAGGATCAGTAAGAACTGCCCATTGAACCTGACACACGGAGGAGTAAGGAGAGAGAGATCTCCCTCCTGCATGACAACAGAGGAACTGCAG GTTGCATCCTCTTTGGTGAGAAAATTTGAGCATTTTAACCCTGCAGTCCTGCGTTCATTGGGCCAGGCTGCAGTTGGGCTGTCCGTATCCGACATTGAAAATAGCATCAGTGATAAAGACCTTGAAGCATCTATTCCTGCCCTGGGTGACGTTTGTGGCTGGAACGCTGAGCAGTCCAGCGCTATTATCAACAAACTGCTGAGCTCTGGCTATCAG ATCTCAAACGGACAGAGCCTGGCAAAGCTGGGGAGCTTGGTGGCTGGCCTCAACAGCAGCACTCTTCGAAGTCTGTCTCCGGAAGTGATCTTGGAAGCCATTAAGTCGCCTGAGTTTGTTCAGCACATGGTGACCCTGCCCTCTTCTCTGAAAAGGATATTTGTGGAAAAG atttaCTCCAGCGTAGGCCACCCTGTTGACCTGGTTAAATATGTCCCTGATGCTCTGGCCAGTTACATTCCAAAATCATTGCTTGTTTTTGGGGGAGAGAAGCCCAATATTCAGGATCTCAACAGTAAAATGTGGACCCGAGAACAG GCTGCCATGTTTTTCAGTGATGCGATAAAGACAGAGCCTGACTTCAGCAG GCTTTCCCAGTCAGTCCTCCAAGGCTTCACATGTGCAGCTGCCAATGAGATGGAAGCAGAAAGATTTCAGGAGCTGGCCAAagtcatgaagaaaaagaatgtcAAGCTGGGAGGAGGCCGG CTGAGTTGCTTAGTGAAGGTGGTGACGCTGCATGGGATTCCCAAGGATTTAGACAGCTATCCTAAAGACCTCTTGCTGTTTTTAAG TCCTTCAGACTATGCAGCGACAGGAAGCTGTAGGCAATACTTTGCTAATATCGGGAAAGCAAATCTTGATGTTCTGCAAAGGGAGTCATCTCAGCGGAAACAGCTGCTCGTGGAAGCTTTGGCATGTTTG aaaatttctaGCACGCAAGTAAACGAGGAACATGCAGAGATTCTGGGACGTCTGGTCTGTGACCTGGGTGGAGAATACATTAGAAGTTCTGGTGGGAATTTGCTGAAGCGCTTAAGCCAGTGTGACTCTTTCCTGCCTGATCAAGAAGAGGCTATTAGGAGTGTCATCAGCAGTGGTAACACTACATTTGG GCCTCCTGTAGCGTGGTCAGCTTTTACCTTGAATGAGCTCAGTGGATTGATTCCTGTGTTTGATCACAGCATCTTGCAGAAGATCCCCAAG CATACTTTAACTCTTTGGATGAAAAACTTTGCACGTGATTCACCTCTGTCAAGGGAAGAGCTGGCCACCATTGTTGAAGAACTCCTGCCTACTAGGCATAAGCGTGCTGATG GTTGCCCACCTGACAAGCAGATAACAGAGATGGTTCTTAACAGTGACTTGATGCCTATTGACTACACAGCCGAGCAGTTACATACTTGCCTGAGGAATGTCTCTCTGGATAATCACCTCCCTCAGATACTGACCTATGCCTTCAGTATTCAGCAATTAGCTGTGCTGAAGAGGCATCTGGATGAG ACATATCCTGATGGGTATCCTGAAAGTCTGCTCCCCAAACTGGGTCCCCTCATTTCTTTCATCACCCCTGAGGATGTTTCCAAATGGCAGATAACTTCAGCTGATACACTGGCTGACTTGCTAAAATACCAGCCTGCTGATGCTCAG GCTTCTGCAATAATTAGAAGATATGTTGGCTTGGGAAATGCCTTGAACACCACTGCACTGAATGCGATTGGTACGAGATACACATGCCTTCTAAATGTGACCGAGTTGAATATGATAGACTCCAGCAGCTTGAA ACTGGCATCTCTGAATCTTTCAGCCTGTTCACAGACTACGAAAGACATCTTATATGCTAAAGCAAAACGTGCTTTCTCAGACCAGCACTATTTGCCTGCTTACTATGAGCTTATTGAACCATATCTAG GGGGCGCACCTGGTGTGGATCTCAAAGCTCTAAGCAAGGACGGTGTGAATATGGAAGTCAGTACTTTAGCACAGTTAAGAAGAGACTCTTTGTTG AGCCTGACGATTCCTGAGGTTCAGAACTTGCTGGGGATAAATATTCGTGATCTGTACAAATGGCAGAACCAGTCCCCCATCAAGGAGTGGGTCCACAGGCAGCAACAATCAGAATTAGATAAATTGAATGTTTCTCTCACTGGGGGAACACAAGAAGGCTACATCAACATTATCATGCCCAAATTTTAGC TGCCATCCTCAGCCTCTCTGGGTACTGTGGCCATGACACtccacctcctgcctgctctgcttaCCAGTTCCCTGATGACATCTGTCTTGTCTTGA